The DNA sequence tcatgttttgttaaatattttttttcaaagtagaacaatattgtcttttactaattttaaatcaaaatttctattgatatgaatgttatactaattttttttattaaaaatgacttaataaaatgacttttattactaaattttaatataaatatcaaatacttaatttttttaaaacttttatacttaattacttttaattttataaaaaaatattttaattattaaaaaatattaggtgaaattgaatcaaatacacataagtaggtactaaattgaaacgaaaaacataaatggggactaaatcgaaatcaacacaatgacatttgatagtgacactgacacgtggcattgcaatgccacgtagcactgacaatgccacgtgtcacacacagggacttgacacgtgacatttttttttaattttttttaaaaagattttaaaaaaaatttaaaaatttaaaaaaaaattaaaaatttaaaaaaaatttaaaaaattttaaaaaaatatcaaaaaaaccacagattgacacttggcacgttgactaacggcgttagtcaactctgtctgaaagggacctaattgaagcaattttcaaaagttgggatgcaattgacacttttttaaaaccaggtacctatttgacacactagctccaaactgggtactatacgattaattaaaccttttatttagttaatttaGATCAGAATATAGCGGATATGAATATCCACGGatacgaatactatgatacccgtacaaGTCTTGTTAACATgcggataaaaaaaatacacgtaTTCATTACCCGTGAGTAtccatttataatattcattcCCTATCCGTTACAGATTTTATCTACGTGTAGAtacgatttttttttgttatatccCTAATAGATGCACTATGGTATAATTAATCATAACAATAATGAAATTATTCATCCCTATACAGTAAACATTCGCTTAATTGGGATGCggacttatgaaattttgagagtCATATTACAATGTAGAATATTGGGTgtcatataattacaatatgaaatattacgAGTATTGAGAATTTGTAAGgattgtaaaaatataagagatataagatatatgataaatataaaagatatgtgATAGAAGAAAcggattattttattttattcatatattttctttcacactatatatatatatatatatatatatatatatatatatatatatatatatatatatatatatataaaacaaaatataatagaatataaaattaaatgattttatgtGTAATTTTTGCTGAAATTAAAATCAGAATTATTAATCtgaaaattttttctttttaaatacgAATTTATATGGGatactaatttaaaatgaatgcaTACGGTGTtgaaaatattacttaatatcttttttatttaaattagtttttagaaaatatttcagttttagagatatgtgtcagttttagaaatttgttattattttagattaggagtgagatattctaaatattttatacttgatatttgttatattttgctctatatatagagtatatcaataaaatacaaaaatatgttcctccgtataacatatcacatatatctctcatattttcaaaagtccTACAAATCCCAATAACCTGATAGGTTATACTTTTTCATATATGGTTATGATTATAGTCATTGAGAAATTGTGGTTCtgtatggttatatgacattaatCTTACacaagaccttagacaccacttttacaccaaaaccttaagacaatgttgttatgggtctttattcttatataatagaatataaaattaaatgattttatgtgtaattttttCTGAAATTAAAATCAGAATTATTAATCtgaaaattttttctttttaaatacgAATTTATATGGGatactaatttaaaatgaatgcaAACGGTAatgctataatttttttttcaaaataattataattttagtttttgagTAGTGGGTTCCTGGAGCCAATTTCTAggcaaaagaaaaggaaaataagagATGCAGATCGGGTGTTAGTTCGTGGGTATCGATGAAAACAAGGGTAgatggataaatatttgcccattgaatttaaaaaatttgcaaaactACTCactcagttttttttttgtttttccaaacCTACCGTGACGcattgtaatgtttttgtgCCTGTAGAGTGATTTGGTTTCTAAAGGGAAGTCGTGGAAGAAGCTTGTTTTATCCTATAACTAGAgaatcaaaatatcaaattctTGGTTTCTCTTGTGCAAATTAAGTTGGATACTTGGACTCTAGAAGGTCTACTTTAGGTTAATTTTTTCTCGGTTCATCCTGCAAAGCTAAGaaagaacaaacaaacaaacagtATTAAATCCACTGTATAGGCTTAATATTATGAGATTCAACTGTTGCATTTACATTCGTTGCCAATTTCTTCCAAAGGCTAGGTAGGTAGCTGAACTTCTTTACCAGGTTATAACAATGCTGGGTCTCATACGTTGTTATTACGCATATAATAACAAACACACCAGTACTTGGTCATAATAATGTTGGATTTCTATATTTTTCTACAGgattgtttattatattcatacTGTTTTTCTACCCGTGCAACACGggacttttaaatataattttttagttattataaaataatttaagtttttaatacAATGGCAAAAGACAAAgtgattaataataaaaattataaaactagtGACCGATGAGTGgtgtacaataatatttatttgatgtaataaattcaaaacatattGTATTAGAGATAAGTATTTAAAAACGTACGATAAATCTTGCATATCATTTTCATTGGTAAACAAAAAGGAGTTTATCGTTCCTAATGTGTAATCTGAATAAGACACCAACTTAGTGTGAAAAAGAATTACAAATAAGGAGTGACATACCTGTAATTTCTTCTTTGTTAAagagtttctaaaatttttttttagacaatatttttagttgtgttggtgacattttcatcttcatctagAATAAGTATTTTTagttctttctttgttttcactCTAGAAATATCAATATATAGTTGTCCATGTGTGAATACTAAATTCCAACTCTAGAAAGTGACTGACCTTAACTTTTGTTGATTGTCATTGCAAACCGTAGTGATATTGGAAACTGTCTTCTCTGAAATTTAAAAGGCAACCCTCAATCAGAAGGAACTAAATCCATTCTTGGCATAAATATCTTGTCACCGATGTTTTTTCCTATAATTGCATAAATGACTTTTTCCCTAAATGATTAACTTGCAATCTTGTGCCATTGTAAAGACATTTTGCTCTATTTATATTCCTCAGAAGCACAATTGGTACACTTGTTTTCAACTTCAAACTATGATTTAGTAATGCCTGAACATTTGATGTCATTTAAAAATTCTAATGTAAACTATTTAGACTGAATTTCTTCTTGTTCATCTTATTGACAATGTGTATTTGAACTTAAATAAGTTATCTCTTCATCATTTAATAAAGACAACATGAATTCATTAACTTTCTATACAAAATCAGTTGTGGGGCAAAGTATTgctcatcatcaaaataattaggATTCATCATATTTAGTACAAATTAAGGGTACACAAAGTCAACCAATGACAGCAAAGGTGATTATGTATTTCCAATAAACAACTCTTCTGAAatttcaacaatgctttcaccattttcatttaaattcatCTTTCCGTCTCCAATCTTCATAATCCAATTagcaaattcttttatatcttttgttgTTTGACTTTGTAGTACTTAatctcatgtttttttttacagtTTTAACACTTTACAGCACTTGCCTAAGTCATAATAGTGTATTGAAAATTTAACGATATCATATATAGATCCTTTCTTTCTAACAAGCAAAATTTGTCTAAAGTCACCTCCCAAGATAATAACTTTAccaccaaatggtttgtcaTTGTTAACATCATCAACATTTTTCATAATATCTCTCAAGGTTTTATTAAATGCCTCAAAAACCATTTTATTCATCATGGATGTTTCATTCCATATAATCGAACTTGTTGCCATTAAAAAAGCTAAGTACAAAGACTACCTTGAGCTATGTTGTAAGTTGATTCCTCATTAATTAATAATGGAATGTAAAATGTAGAATGTGTTGTTTTtccacaaaaaaaaagaaaagaaacaattcAACTTGATACTACATTTAAAACAATCATCATCTTGGTTCTTATAACAGCTGACAATATCTTGtacattaaaatttttcatGTCTTACCATAAccatacaaaaagaaaaatcattctTTTTGCTACAGTAATGATATCATGATACCATAactatacaaaaagaaaaatcttccCTTTTGCAAAAGTAATGATGTCCTTTTGCAAAAGTAATGATGTCATGATATCCTCCTATATGTTCTTTAGCTCGGTATGAAAGAGCCCAATACCTCTCACTAATTTTCCTCTTCTGCTGTTCTACAGTGATATGTTTCTTCCAACTTATCATATATGCTGGTTTCTTGAGAGaaatttttcacaaactcaGTGTTTGTTGTGGACTAAATAAATTCACACAAGAGTGAACATGAAGTTGCAAAGCCAGGATGAAGAACTATACAATCGCACCATTAGAAATTACATTCGTCTTATTAGAGTATAAAGAGAAAACAAATCTACCCTGTTTTTTCCTTACAATTTAAGAAAACATTCATTTTGGTGAACATATAGAGGACAACTGAAAGTCGCACACAGACAAAATTAGCCGGAAGAACCGATTTTGAAATACCCATGATCGCATTCGCAGACAAAATGTGTAAACTCTGATGTAcataaaaccaaacaaaatgAAGATGCTGAACACATCTCTCACTTTACTGAGTTAAACCTTTTCCACCCCCAATCACGGAAGTTAGAGAaagtaacaaaatttgaaacaataatAAGATCTAAGTACTCCAAACATAATTGTTCAGTCTAACCACAAGATTCAAATACAGAAGGCCATGATAATCCCCAATCGCACAAGCAGGGGGATTAAGGACCCAATTTTGTTGGCCATAATAAAATTTCAGCTATGTCTTCTAAGATTTTTGTATCTATTGgaagaaataacaaaaacagCATGTTCAGGAGCAGAAGAAAGCAAAACAAGAGAATCAAGAGAACAAGGGGACATCGGTCCAAGCGCCAGAGACATGACCGTTTTCACAAACATAAGCTCGAACAACAGGTTCCCCGTCAATCTGGTACCCGAAACCTCGTCTGAGACAGAAAGCAGAGTGGAGGTCCCAGGTGTGTCGGCACGTGCAAAACGCACACTCAACGGGAAGTTTCCTTCTTTTATCACCGTCGAGGCTTCTCCAAACGCGGGTTGTTTTGAAGTCCCTGAAAACCCCTCTGAAGAGCATGTACTTGCGCTTCTTGTGGGGGTGGACGCAGCCAGGCCAGTCGCAGAGGTACAAGCAATCATCACGGAACTGTCGCGCCAGAAGCTTGCAGCCCTGTTCCCTCCTCAGATCCCAATTCCCGCGAGCCAAATGCGGCTTCCGGCAGGTCTTCGGGTTTTTTGCGGCATCCCGATCAGCGGCGATGCCGGCGTGGCGGAGGCCGGGGCAGCAGACGGCGAGCTTGAGGAGGGAGGCGCAGGTGGCGGGGGAATCGGAGAGGAGTGAAGGGAGGGTTTGGGAACACTTAGTCTTCCAGCAGAAGTGGCGAATGAGAGAAGAGAATCTTGTGCAGACGCAGGCCACGCGAGCCCAGTGGCGTGGATCGTCTTCCAGCTTCGCGAAAACTGCGAGCACGATGTCGTCGTTTAGCATTGAGAAACCACTTTCCTCCTCCATTGAAGCTTGGTTTTCAGCGACCACGACTCGGTCTTTCTCTGCAGATGGAGATTTCTACCATTTATACAATACAAAATACCACTGGAATTCGCACCTgttcatggtttttttttttcttttttaattcttttattcaattttagaCAGTGTTTCTTTTAATGGGTTTATTTATTGTTAGAGAATAAACTTATGGATAAATGAGCAAGAGTATTAATGGGAGGGAGGGATGAATTTTTCCGCTGAGAtagaatgattattttttactttttctggaatttatattcttttatctattataattattaatcatattaaaaataataataataaaatataaagtatttaaaaataattttaacggagaaaataatataatatttaaaataaaatactaataaaaattaaaacaacaaaaataaataattaataacagtattaatttttttaataatttaatatttaattaatattatttttaatcaatccaattttatttttattttaatatgtctGTTGAGACCGATTCTAAAGACAAGGGATCTGGGTATGTTGGAACCGATTTCATGAAGGATGTGCGTATGGGAATTAGTTCTTTTATGCATGGAACCGATTCCAGTCATTTTGAAACTTGTTAAATGTGGTTCTTTTGTGTTGCAAGAAGTGTTTTATGGTTGGAGGAGTTGTGGTGGAGTCATGTAGGAAGTGTTTCATTGTTGGAGGCGTGCTTGTGGAGTCCATTTTCACCGTGTCATGGTTGAGGAAGATGTGGTTG is a window from the Vigna unguiculata cultivar IT97K-499-35 chromosome 7, ASM411807v1, whole genome shotgun sequence genome containing:
- the LOC114190460 gene encoding phytochrome A-associated F-box protein-like, which translates into the protein MEEESGFSMLNDDIVLAVFAKLEDDPRHWARVACVCTRFSSLIRHFCWKTKCSQTLPSLLSDSPATCASLLKLAVCCPGLRHAGIAADRDAAKNPKTCRKPHLARGNWDLRREQGCKLLARQFRDDCLYLCDWPGCVHPHKKRKYMLFRGVFRDFKTTRVWRSLDGDKRRKLPVECAFCTCRHTWDLHSAFCLRRGFGYQIDGEPVVRAYVCENGHVSGAWTDVPLFS